The DNA region caTACAGAGCTTGCACACTCTAAATTTGTCATATATCTTTGTCATATATCTAGCATTACCCgtaaaaaattgatatatgtcttttagatgtaatatatatatttaataaaaggatatttatcaaattttaaattaaactcCTAAAAATAAGTGTTTTTCGCATATTTAATGCATGTTTGGAATTGCGGTAGAAAAATATAGTGTATAGTTTTAGAGCTTATagtttaagtaataagttatactaataaaaatttattttttattcggtaatcatatatttaaaacacttttaaatatattatatttgtttgaaaacaattttaaaaatatgttttttgagGTAGAGAAATGAcgattattgtattttttaaaaattattaccaTATCCTCGTAAGtttgaaagttataattatttaaaagttgtATAATTACTTTTATCCATTggtagttttttaaaaattcaaattacatttcttattatttagaaAAACATGTTTAAGGtgctttttagtttttttgagattaaaaagtattttaatatgtaacatccaaataatttaattttttttatcaaagagttttcaagactatttaatcacttttttaaacCTATTTCGCAACTCCGAACATACCTGCTAGGGGGATTTTTCCAAGGCCTTACGCCCACGAGGATTAGCCCAAATCAAATATTAGGAGAGTCCCACAAACTCTAGAGGGCTCAAGAAACTGAGCCCAAACCCATAGAGTTTCTCAGTGATCCGCATGGGACCCATGTAAGTCGGGCACACCGTTAACAATTAGATGAGATGTTGCACAAGGAGTGCAGGAGGCCAAAGCAATGGAAATGAAGGAAATACTTTAGAGGAAAGGGACGAGACCCCAAGGCAGCACTAAGAGATCATGCCGCATTAATTATTTCACCAAATAATCGTGCTGCATTAAATGAGATCTACCAGGAGATACTCATTTGCTCAATAGCAGGTCATGAGTCTTTGACCCAGAATGCAAGTATAAAAGCAGCCCTTAGGTATCGAAATGGGAGGCTGGCTCCTCTTTCCCTCCCAActctatttacagaaatctcGAGCTATTTCCCTCACACACTTGCTGACTTAGATATCAGAGACGCCATATAGCTGCCACCTCCAACTGCTGGGCTCAAGagttatcttatttttataggAATAGGTTGAAGACTGGAGTTGCTGAGGGCCGATCCAAAAGCATATGAAACATGCCACCAACAATACCCTTCATAAAACACtcattaattatatttgtagaTGAGTTACAAAAAATCCGGTCCAAtctaatttgagaaaaaaaaaaaaaaaaaaaaagaactcttATCCTAATCTAAAAGAGAAACgcaatatatagtttattaaaaaaaaaaaacatttgggaggaagaaaacaaaaataaaagtccCCGGCCTCCGTGTACTAAAATTACCGTCACGTTGAAGAGGGAGGGAAAAAGGCATGGCCTAATTATCTCTCGGAAAGTCCCCATTTGTAACTGAATTTCAAATCCCAGAACCAAAAAGTGAGCCCAACACAACATTTAGCACCATAaccctaaaaaagaaaaagaaaaaaccagaaagaggaaaaatcgtTGTCGTTACTTTCAGTGCCTGGTCGTACATCTTCTGGTAATTTTTCTTCTCCagcttcgatttttttttttttttttttgtatttcctCGCGATTTTCCTTGATGCTTTCGATTTGTCTTAGATTTTCTGTTTCGGAATCCGGAGCTCTATCGATTGAATTTTTAAATCGTTCTGTTTTGCGTCTTGTTCGTTATCGATTGGTAGCGGATTCTCGTTATCAAATTTATCAGTAGATGTTATTAGGGTATTTTGACtgcaaacatatatatttttaatatatgttaCTATATTTCCGTAATTGAGGCCAGATTTGATCTGGCTCTCAGCAATAATTTGTGGAGGAATTTGTTTGTGTCCAAATCGGGTCTCATCGTGTCTCTTAACAAAGTAATAGGTGAGTTCGTAACAAACCCCAAATTACTTGAAGAAAATACACTGAAAATCGTTCACTTCGAGGTTAGCACCTCCagagggaagatgaagaagaagacgagGACAAGAAAGGAATTAAAGATTTGATTAAGTTTCTGCATACCGATCCAAATGCATTCTTCCACTACATATACTGACCTCCTCTATCTAGTTCCTGGGCCAGATGCCAACTTAACCAAAcagtaaaaaaagaagaagcagctAATACAATCCTAACAACAATAAATGGGCCATGGCCTGAATCAACAAGAACATGGAATTAAAAGTGATGGCCACAGGCCAACACTTAACCCACGGGCTGAGCCCAAACTACTAAATTCTTATTACCCAACCTAATCTCACTATGGATTCGGTCCACAACTGTTCAGTTCAGTGACAGAATTTTGTACATGCTTGTAGAAATTGTGATATTACTGAAGGAAAATTTTGATTAGGTTGTGAATTTTCTAGTTATATCTGAAAAAACTGGTCTAGGTGGATGTGTTTATATAAAAACGTGTCCTATCGAAGTGCAAACACTGTAAATTTAGTTATCATGCgtctatttttcttctcatttgtAGTATTTTACTTTTGAAATCATAGAGTACGCTGAATGGGTTGTAGGAACAGAGAGTTGTGAGTGGGGGAAATGGCTTTTTCGTATCAATCAGGCTAACCAATTTTTATAGAAGTTTTTATTTGGTGGAGCAGATATGATCCCCCGACTGCATTCTTTAATGAGATtagttcataaaaaaaaaaaaaaaaaaaatctgtaatGAGATTAGATGGAAGGCTCTTTTTAcgttttttataacaaaaataagataattgaTGCGTGGTGTAGTATAATTGGATAATTAACTCCTTGTCAGTGCGGAATAGATTTCCTTAGTCCTTGACTATATCCTGACTGTTCTGCAGATCAGATTTTTTTCGGAGTGTATCTTTGTGCTGCCCTTGATGGGTGCTCCTAAGCAGAAATGGACCCAACAAGAGGAAGCAGCACTTAAAGCCGGGGTTATTAAGCATGGGGCTGGAAAATGGCGCACGATACTTAAAGATCCGGAGTTTAGTCGTGTCTTGTATCTGCGTTCAAATGTAGATCTCAAGGTGTTCTTCTTTGACTTCATTTACTGCATAGAGTTTATTtctggaaaaatatatatatatatcaagactTATGCATCTTTTGTGTAATATCgtttaatcataaataaatgaaacaaaaggCTTATGCTAAACTGTATATTATCTTAgcataaaacattaattaatatgCTTTTTATGCTGGGTAGGACAAGTGGAGAAATATGAGTGTAATGGCAAATGGATGGGGCTCCAGAGAGAAGGCCAGGTTAGCTGTTAAAAGGGTGCCACAGGTCCCTAAACAGGAGGAGAATTCCATGGGTCTCAGTACTGTGGTTCAAAGTGATGAAGATTTCGTTGATGCTAAGCCTCTTGGAGTTTCTAATGATACACTGCAGGTTCCTGCTGCAAAGAGATCTATTGTAAGGTTAGACATTTTTATTGGTTTGATTTTGTAGTGTCTTAGTTCCATAACTTTAGCATATGCTAAGTAGTATCACTGGAACTCTGCCAGTGTCTCATGCACTTATTGGTCTAGATTCAATACAATATTCCAGTATTGATGGACCAAAATATGACTTAGAAGTGATAGGCATTTTGCATGCacattatttgttttatttgctttcttttttttcttttgctgtcTTTTTTATAGGCTGGACAATCTTATATTTGAGGCTATAACTAGTTTGAAGGAGTTAAATGGTTCTAACAAGACAACTATTGCTACTTACATAGAGGTAATCTTCCATTTTCAAAGCAAACTCATGGAATTCGATGTACATTGATATTGGGTAGTTGTTCTTTGAGGTTTTTAGTGTCGTgactattgattttttttatgctaGTGTCATGGATCTATGATCTTATGTTGAGTTTAGTGGAGTgctgaaattataaatataaaacatgGTTGCATATGTGAGAACTTATTGTTAACTTCTACTTTTTGGTTTCGGATTTAATGATTTTAGACACTGAGTTTGAGCTGTTATGTAGCTAGTGTGACATTTGATATTTACCGGCGCATGTCATGAAAACGACCTTCTCAAATCCTAATGGCACATCCAACCCCACCCCCTCCTTATTTAGTCCTATGCAATCCCAAAGCAGTAGTTCCAACGTCTTAGCTCACATCACACCATTCACCTTATAGACTTTCAGCGCACACATGGTATTCGTTGTCACATCCGATGCTTGCTAGTGTGCATTGCTGTAAAACGTTACATCTGAGTTTCAAATCTAACATGACATCACATTTCCACCCCGAATTCAAATTCCTTGCAAGCCCCTGACCAGAATCCCAATAAGTAAGGTTTGCTCAACTGAGCTTCAAATGCCATGACAAGTTTCCTCCGGTTCATTTATGACTATACGCATCTAAGTCATTAGTGGCCATTGAACCTGTGTACTTAATGCTGagtcataatttttattttattttttgataggtaaaagagaATAATGCTAAGTCATAATTGAACTTGATTGTGCAAAAGTTGGAATGATGGTTTCTTCTATCCATCAGTATATTATCTTCACGATCTTCAGTAACCAGCTGAGTTTCTCATTTTATAGGAACAATATTGGACGCCTACAGACTTTAAGAGGTTGTTATCAGCCAAATTAAAGTATTTGACAGCAAACCGGAAGCTGATTAAGGTAAGTACACTCAGCAAATCTTTGACTTAATTTTCTTATGCCAATTTGCACTTGCTGTCTCTCCTTGATTAACTTCTGTGAGCCTAATTGCATGCCaaagcattttcaatttttaatgcTTAAAGATGTGAACATTTATTAGTTGGaaaatggaaaataaagaaagtgTGAGAATCATTAATTGAAACTCGTTTACATTGTCTGCTCAATTATCTGGTTTAGTACTTAATATTCAAGGCCATTAAGGAAACTTCAGAGTAGCCTCATTTTGATCATTAAAAGCAAGTGTCATTTTGACCATGGAAAACTACAAAATCGCCGGAAATTTTGCCTGTGGTTTCAAGGAAACTGGTTCTTTTGCTGACTGGTTAAAATCTGAATGATTTATGATGGGTCGTAATTGGTACTTTACTGTAATTGTTCAGGTTAAACGCAAGTATAGGATTGCTCCTACTCCAGCATTTTCTGACAGAAGAAATTCTTCCATGTTACTCTTGGATGGAAGGCAGaggatttttcaaaaagttGAGAAGGATGATGCCCATATATGTACAAAATCCCAGATTGATTTAGAGTTAGAAAGGATGAGGTATATGACTCCACAAGAGGCTGCTGTGGCAGCTGCTCAAGCGGTTGCTGAGGCAGAAGCTGCCATAGCAGAAGCTGAAGAGGCAGCAAGAGAGGCAGAGGCAGCAGAAGCTGATGCAGAAGCGGCACAAGCTTTTTCAGCAGCAGCAGTGAAAACTTTGAAAGGAAGAAACAACCCAAAAATGGTGAAATTCCTCtgttgatttttggtgtgtgtgtgtgggcgcCCATTAATTTTTTGCATGAGTGGAGATTCTGGTGAAGCTCTCCTAGGAACTCTCCCGAGACTATAATCAAggtttaaaacaaaaaagggaGACAAATGTAAAAGAAGGAAAGATGTTCCCCATTAATCAATGTTCAAAGAGAATGTAGatcctctcttttcttcttttctcactGATTTCATTTCActtacccaaaaagaaaaaactatttgAATGTCATTTTTTATTCAGCGGTCCAATCTAAACCTTTCACAGATACGCTTTTACATACATGTTTTGGTGATTTCTTTTGTGGGAAGTATTTTGTGCCGTACTTGCTATATTACTCACGTCAAATGAAAatactaataaaattaaagattgGATTAATCCTCATTCTACTATGTTAGTCTTTCATGTGGATTTTAGAAGCCAATTATCTAAATGGTGTATACTTGCCTATGAAGAAAATGGTGTAGAATTGAGAAAATATACAAGTTAAACTTTGGTCACAGCTTCCAATTTAGACAATCACCGGTATAATGTGGCAATATGCTCGAGTCATTGTGTATATGGAATGGGTAGAGACAGACCTATCACTCGTCTCATTATTTTCTCGATTCCTGTTTCCCCAACTCCTgcactttattcttttttaaagaagGTTGGCTATTGAATACCAACATTCCTAGGCAAGTT from Carya illinoinensis cultivar Pawnee chromosome 6, C.illinoinensisPawnee_v1, whole genome shotgun sequence includes:
- the LOC122314137 gene encoding telomere repeat-binding factor 1-like isoform X1, yielding MGAPKQKWTQQEEAALKAGVIKHGAGKWRTILKDPEFSRVLYLRSNVDLKDKWRNMSVMANGWGSREKARLAVKRVPQVPKQEENSMGLSTVVQSDEDFVDAKPLGVSNDTLQVPAAKRSIVRLDNLIFEAITSLKELNGSNKTTIATYIEEQYWTPTDFKRLLSAKLKYLTANRKLIKVKRKYRIAPTPAFSDRRNSSMLLLDGRQRIFQKVEKDDAHICTKSQIDLELERMRYMTPQEAAVAAAQAVAEAEAAIAEAEEAAREAEAAEADAEAAQAFSAAAVKTLKGRNNPKMVKFLC
- the LOC122314137 gene encoding telomere repeat-binding factor 1-like isoform X2 → MGAPKQKWTQQEEAALKAGVIKHGAGKWRTILKDPEFSRVLYLRSNVDLKDKWRNMSVMANGWGSREKARLAVKRVPQVPKQEENSMGLSTVVQSDEDFVDAKPLGVSNDTLQVPAAKRSIVRLDNLIFEAITSLKELNGSNKTTIATYIEEQYWTPTDFKRLLSAKLKYLTANRKLIKVKRKYRIAPTPAFSDRRNSSMLLLDGRQRIFQKVEKDDAHICTKSQIDLELERMRYMTPQEAAVAAAQAVAEAEAAIAEAEEAAREAEAAEADAEAAQAFSAAAVKTLKGRNNPKMMIRA